TGCGGTTGGAAGATTGCTCAAATGCACTATTCCTCGCCAATTTGCGTGGAAGCAGATGCAGACACTTGTTTGGAATAGCTAAACCTATCTGCCTTGTATTTTATTTTTTGACCGATATCCCAGCTAATCCAAATTCAAAAAAGCCCCTAGGTTTCCATCTGGGGGCTTTTTCCATTCTTGCCATTATCCGATATAATCTAAGGCTTGGCTGATGTTAGCCATGCTGATAGTGGCTTCCCCGAGCCTGGAACCGGCGTCCTCGCCGCGACCGGCTTGAATCTACGAAAGCATTTGGGATGCTCCGTACTTTCCTCCGATCCAAGATTCACCGCGCTACCGTGACTCAGGCCGACCTGAATTACGTCGGTAGTATCACCATCGACTCCAATCTGCTGGAGGCCGCTCAGATTCTGCCCCACGAGCAGGTGGATGTTCTGAATGTCACCAACGGACAGCGGCTGACGACATACGCCATACCGGGGGAAGCGGGCTCAGGCGTGATTGGTATCAACGGGGCAGCAGCCCACCTGGTGAACCCGGGCGATCTGGTGATCATCGTGTGCTATGCCCAGTACACCGATGCCGAAATCCAGGGACATCAGCCCCGCGTAATTCTGGTGGACGAGTCGAATCAAATGACTGACTGCATCGTCGAATCGGCCTCGATGAATTCTTCTCTCTGACTGCAATTCTTCTGTGGTTATCCGTACTATCTTGAAGCTGCGCGTTTTGACAGTGGACGTCATCGCGCTAGGCACCCGATCTTCTAAAGTACAAAAGGCAGAGCTTTCCGATCGGCAACGATCCGGAGCCATTCAAACCACGAGTCTCGTGGCCAATCCTGGTTGAAAATTAGGTTTTCCTTTTCGAAGGAATCCGAAAACGCAGTTGTTTGTGGAAGTGGAAATGTGGTCTGGGGCAGCCTTCGCTAAGGAGGAAACAGATCCAACTTCCTAAACAACTGCGTTTTTTCGTGGAACCGTTGTTTCCCCCATCTACCAGACGGGATTCCGCATAATGCCAGAAGGGGAGCGGTTATCTCTTGCAGCGCAACCGCAAATGAGC
This genomic interval from Bremerella sp. JC817 contains the following:
- the panD gene encoding aspartate 1-decarboxylase encodes the protein MLRTFLRSKIHRATVTQADLNYVGSITIDSNLLEAAQILPHEQVDVLNVTNGQRLTTYAIPGEAGSGVIGINGAAAHLVNPGDLVIIVCYAQYTDAEIQGHQPRVILVDESNQMTDCIVESASMNSSL